A window from Triticum aestivum cultivar Chinese Spring chromosome 6D, IWGSC CS RefSeq v2.1, whole genome shotgun sequence encodes these proteins:
- the LOC123141675 gene encoding uncharacterized protein, whose product MASGFRSPPSVSSAFPRERPIVSGLGLSESPGLARSSSAAGSQAVGPAPAQAEVWRRPGPSRKAMWRRHRALRRQFGAGVGPGRDASPSSSERRQIPPDLYGLCFRCFEDGHRRQDCTNEPLCIRCGHAGHVSSQCLEPRSPISAEELRCAVIAKVARRSEAPGQAPAIRRRLSEPRQSAPVAPLLPVAPNLHPVLPGAALLVVLSDICVLPRSEGLDDLERRLQLAVVMYVGGARPAVSCDDAAVAISAQLGIPRFRFSVHKFHPEDFLVVFAAHEFRNRALALPAIEHLGVKFFIKPWLRQAQAASRLMRVQVDVMIEDVPSHAWAQETAAELLGSACLIDSLAPETASREDLSLFKLRAWCVDPEEVPVFRRLWVPEQPEVVSDLAARRASFRQLLEYPVFIHVGRLRDFSPPEMWRCASGSDGRSGQSGLPDSSNGSFQGGDWVVQPWARGVRDERGAGRRYNNDGGGGTHVRSYRVALEGRVGPSAWRLPPIGPGSLTVKPAAVLQSHGTVVGQGLSNEPIQMREVLPTVVETAGELALAAQTSPARERPVEQAQVTTCLGSEVVRQEDARTEAVVEPLVVANERAADVDKDVGANPRPIGVGPLQPDQTMPIDAEVGVGADPKQTVVEPQLDQAVSFAAEDPVRLVGPGAAEDSSRGGQGPVQEIPASEDAPALLLEGWAPVSELIGDAARELHLSHLGPGSTPELAQGDQVSLAARDACDGTTSEGHADNVFLHGGELVVHEDARDVHAMEDSLSAKERAALGNIKSFCAGLLKKLAPPLLKEIESV is encoded by the coding sequence ATGGCTTCTGGATTTCGTAGCCCCCCGTCGGTCTCGTCGGCGTTCCCGCGGGAGCGTCCTATCGTCTCGGGGTTGGGGCTGTCGGAGTCGCCTGGCTTGGCGCGCTCCTCTTCGGCTGCTGGTAGTCAGGCTGTTGGCCCCGCGCCGGCGCAAGCGGAGGTCTGGCGCCGGCCGGGCCCCTCCCGCAAGGCCATGTGGCGGCGTCATCGTGCTCTCAGGAGGCAGTTCGGGGCTGGTGTTGGGCCCGGCCGCGATGCGTCGCCGTCCTCCTCAGAGCGGCGCCAAATCCCGCCGGACTTGTACGGCCTATGCTTCAGGTGTTTCGAGGACGGTCACCGGCGTCAAGACTGCACTAACGAGCCTTTGTGCATCCGCTGCGGCCACGCTGGGCATGTCTCCTCTCAGTGCCTGGAGCCGCGCAGTCCCATCTCTGCGGAGGAGTTGCGCTGTGCGGTGATTGCCAAGGTCGCTCGCAGGTCGGAGGCACCCGGACAGGCACCGGCCATTCGGCGGAGGTTGTCGGAGCCTAGGCAGAGCGCGCCGGTGGCGCCGCTCTTGCCAGTTGCGCCCAACCTCCACCCTGTGCTGCCGGGAGCGGCCTTGCTGGTGGTACTGTCCGACATCTGTGTGCTGCCGCGCTCGGAGGGGTTGGACGACCTCGAGCGCCGGTTACAGCTGGCGGTGGTGATGTACGTTGGCGGGGCAAGGCCGGCCGTGTCCTGCGACGACGCAGCGGTCGCGATTTCGGCACAGTTGGGGATCCCAAGGTTTCGTTTTTCTGTCCACAAGTTCCACCCGGAAGATTTCTTGGTCGTGTTCGCGGCGCATGAGTTCAGGAACAGGGCACTGGCTCTCCCAGCAATTGAGCATCTCGGAGTCAAGTTCTTCATCAAGCCATGGCTCAGGCAGGCGCAGGCGGCATCGAGGCTAATGCGGGTGCAGGTGGATGTCATGATCGAGGATGTCCCGTCCCATGCGTGGGCTCAAGAGACGGCGGCAGAGCTACTTGGGAGTGCATGCTTGATCGATAGCCTGGCACCGGAGACGGCCAGCAGGGAGGACTTGTCGCTGTTCAAGTTGAGGGCTTGGTGTGTGGATCCTGAGGAGGTGCCGGTGTTTCGGAGGCTGTGGGTGCCAGAGCAGCCGGAGGTGGTCTCTGACCTGGCGGCGAGGCGAGCTTCGTTCCGCCAGCTCTTGGAGTATCCGGTGTTCATTCACGTCGGCAGGTTGAGGGATTTCTCGCCGCCGGAGATGTGGAGATGTGCATCAGGATCTGACGGCAGGAGTGGGCAGAGTGGTTTGCCGGACAGCTCGAACGGTTCGTTCCAAGGAGGTGATTGGGTGGTCCAGCCATGGGCACGCGGCGTTCGCGATGAGCGTGGTGCCGGCCGGCGGTACAACAACGACGGTGGTGGCGGGACGCACGTCAGATCATACCGGGTGGCGCTGGAAGGAAGGGTGGGGCCCTCTGCTTGGAGGCTTCCACCAATCGGACCGGGTTCGTTGACGGTCAAGCCTGCTGCGGTGTTGCAGAGTCACGGGACTGTGGTGGGACAGGGTCTTTCAAATGAGCCAATCCAAATGAGGGAAGTGCTGCCCACAGTGGTGGAGACAGCTGGAGAGTTGGCATTGGCGGCACAGACCAGCCCTGCTAGGGAACGACCTGTGGAGCAGGCGCAGGTGACGACATGCTTGGGATCCGAAGTGGTCAGGCAGGAGGATGCTAGGACCGAGGCTGTGGTGGAGCCTTTGGTGGTGGCCAACGAGAGGGCCGCAGATGTGGACAAGGACGTGGGGGCTAATCCCAGACCGATCGGGGTGGGGCCTCTGCAACCCGATCAGACCATGCCAATCGATGCGGAGGTGGGAGTGGGGGCCGATCCAAAGCAGACCGTGGTGGAGCCACAGTTGGACCAGGCGGTTTCTTTTGCCGCGGAGGATCCGGTGCGGCTTGTCGGGCCAGGTGCTGCAGAAGATTCGTCCAGGGGCGGGCAGGGACCGGTGCAGGAAATCCCAGCATCCGAAGATGCCCCGGCGCTGCTTTTGGAAGGATGGGCCCCAGTTTCGGAGTTGATTGGCGACGCTGCTCGGGAGCTGCACCTATCTCATCTCGGGCCAGGATCCACCCCGGAGCTCGCGCAGGGGGACCAGGTCTCTCTGGCAGCCAGGGATGCATGTGATGGGACTACGTCGGAGGGCCATGCAGATAACGTTTTTTTGCATGGTGGAGAGCTAGTTGTGCATGAGGATGCCCGGGATGTGCACGCCATGGAGGATAGCCTGTCTGCCAAGGAGAGGGCAGCACTTGGCAACATCAAATCCTTTTGCGCCGGGCTTCTGAAGAAACTAGCTCCTCCACTCCTGAAGGAGATAGAAAGCGTATAA
- the LOC123141676 gene encoding protein NRT1/ PTR FAMILY 8.3 encodes MDAMERGERATLLPESHGPKVQEDDSLQVPLLKHKKRGGSKAPAVILLFECLESTAFNGISTNLVVYLETVLHGTNLASASNVATWFGTSYLTPVFGAIIADSFWGNYNTILVSLVVYLLGMMLVTFSAFVPTTTAALCAAGASCAGTAGTWGLSSQTVAFVGLYLVAIGCGGVRSSLLPFGAEQFDDDSAADREGKASFFSWFYLCVSFGPIISGVFLVWIQQNISWGLGFGIATACIGLAFAAFVLATPMYKRRMPAGTPLKSLCQVIAAACKKISVKVPAEAGHLYEVSDKIDSPQPRIAHTSDFKFLDKAAIVTESDMEERPEAATSWKLCTVTQVEELKILLRLLPVWITSVIVSSAFSQMNTTFVQQGSAMEMTILSVSVPAASLASFEVICVMTWVLLYNKVIVPALRSFSSSGDGEPSQLQRMGAGRLLMALTMAVAALVEMKRLDSAARGEEISISWQLPQYFFLAGGEVFCYIAQLEFFFDEAPDTMKSMCTSLALLTIALGSYMSSFIYAIVEAFTATGDSPGWISDDLNKGHLDYFFWAMAAMCTLNFVVYSGIVKNYRLKTVIS; translated from the exons ATGGACGCCATGGAGAGAGGCGAGCGCGCGACGCTCCTGCCCGAG AGTCATGGGCCAAAGGTTCAAGAGGATGACAGTTTGCAGGTGCCACTCCTCAAGCATAAGAAGCGGGGCGGCAGCAAGGCACCAGCAGTAATTCTAT TGTTCGAATGCCTGGAGAGCACGGCGTTCAACGGCATCTCGACAAACCTGGTGGTGTACCTGGAGACCGTCCTCCACGGCACCAACCTCGCCAGCGCCTCCAACGTCGCCACCTGGTTCGGCACCAGCTACCTCACCCCGGTCTTCGGCGCCATCATCGCCGACTCCTTCTGGGGCAACTACAACACCATCCTCGTCTCCCTCGTCGTCTACCTCCTAGGCATGATGCTCGTCACCTTCTCCGCGTTCGTGCCCACCACCACGGCGGCGCTGTGCGCGGCGGGCGCGTCGTGCGCCGGCACCGCCGGcacgtgggggctgagctcgcagACCGTGGCTTTCGTGGGGCTCTACCTCGTGGCGATCGGGTGCGGCGGGGTGCGCTCGTCGCTGCTGCCGTTCGGAGCGGAGCAGTTCGACGACGACAGCGCGGCGGACCGGGAGGGCAAGGCGTCCTTCTTCAGCTGGTTCTACCTCTGCGTGAGCTTCGGCCCCATCATCTCCGGCGTGTTCCTCGTCTGGATCCAGCAGAACATCAGCTGGGGCCTCGGCTTCGGCATCGCCACCGCCTGCATCGGGCTCGCCTTCGCCGCCTTCGTGCTCGCCACGCCCATGTACAAGCGCCGCATGCCCGCCGGCACACCGCTCAAGAGCCTCTGCCAGGTCATTGCCGCCGCGTGCAAGAAAATCAGTGTCAAGGTGCCCGCCGAAGCCGGACACCTCTACGAGGTTAGCGACAAGATCGACTCGCCCCAGCCCAGGATCGCGCACACCAGCGACTTCAAGTTCCTCGACAAGGCGGCCATCGTCACGGAGTCGGACATGGAGGAGAGGCCGGAAGCAGCGACCTCCTGGAAGCTGTGCACCGTGACTCAGGTGGAGGAGCTCAagatcctcctccgcctgctgcccGTGTGGATCACCAGCGTCATCGTGTCATCGGCCTTCTCGCAGATGAACACCACGTTCGTGCAGCAGGGCAGCGCCATGGAAATGACCATCCTGTCGGTGTCGGTGCCCGCAGCGTCGCTAGCCTCCTTCGAGGTGATCTGCGTCATGACATGGGTGCTCCTCTACAACAAGGTGATCGTGCCGGCATTGAGGAGCTTCTCCTCGAGCGGTGACGGCGAGCCGTCGCAGCTGCAGCGGATGGGTGCCGGGAGGCTCCTCATGGCGCTCACCATGGCGGTGGCAGCGCTCGTGGAAATGAAGCGGCTCGACAGCGCGGCGCGTGGGGAAGAGATCAGCATCTCGTGGCAGCTGCCCCAGTACTTCTTCCTTGCCGGCGGGGAGGTGTTCTGCTACATCGCGCAGCTGGAGTTCTTCTTTGACGAGGCGCCGGACACCATGAAGAGCATGTGCACGTCGCTGGCTCTGCTCACCATCGCGCTGGGGAGCTACATGAGCTCCTTCATCTACGCCATCGTGGAGGCCTTCACGGCGACGGGAGACAGCCCCGGGTGGATCTCCGACGACCTCAACAAGGGCCATCTCGACTACTTCTTCTGGGCCATGGCTGCAATGTGCACGCTCAACTTCGTCGTGTATAGCGGCATCGTCAAGAACTACAGGCTCAAGACGGTCATCTCGTGA